A region of the Euwallacea similis isolate ESF13 chromosome 10, ESF131.1, whole genome shotgun sequence genome:
TATGCCGTTCGAATAGGAAATGCTGATGGATTAGCTGTACTTGATCGCGCAGCGAGTGGTTATTATCAATAGTCGCAACAGTGTTATCGATGTATTTGTCCAGAATGTCGTATAGTGAGGGCCTggtaatatgtaaaaaaacttgACAATGTGGTTATTGCGCATATTCGGAGATTTCCCAAGATCATTTTTGCATCACAACCTGCTCTTACCTGTAAGGATCCATTGCTTGATGGAGTACCGGCGCAGGACTGGGCACTGGACTGGGCTTAATCTCGGCTGATTCTTCTTTCAAGGAAGGGAAAATGTTCAGGAAAAGGTGTTCGTAGGGCATAGGCCAGAACACTTCAGTCTGCGTGGCTGAATTCattgatttgtgttttttccTCTCCTCACATAAACCGTTGGACTGGTCCTCAGACATAGTTTCCTCGTCTGTCTCGTAAAATGGCCTTGTTTTATTTCCTTTGTGGGTGGGATGCGGGCTTTTCTTGATATCCGGACAGGAGTTGGCTCTACGTACTATGGAATTACCCGAGGAGGGCATTCCTAAATGTTCAATTATGGTCATTTTTACGTAAGTTAGAAGTACGTCATTAAGAAATATCACCGTTTCCAGGGCTGCTTCCAGTAGATAATTCCACTCCATCTAGCTCAGGGTTGCACTGACTGTGATAGCGAAGTCTGCGAATTCTCTTCTTGAAACTGTTAATTGATCTGGAATTGGGCATGTGCAGACCCCCGGCAGTACACGGCGATCCGTGCTCGGTATCCTCCTCTTTGTTGCAATCTGAGGCTACAAGTTTTGACTTCGTAAAATCCTCTTTAAATCCAAACAAAAGCATTACAATCGTCGAAATCCGGCAAAACACTGTCGCAATATCTGGCTATTACTTTCTTAGTGGTTTCGGATCGACCAGCAGAAATCGAGGACACTTCTTCATCTTCTTGACTAATTGGCGATTCTGGCCGAAATACTCTGCTAGACTCTCCCTGCAGGATTTTCAAGGGGCTGCTCGGAGGTGGCTTCGCCGGCAACTCTGAGATCTGGTGATCGATTATTTGAGTGAAATTAATACAGAATTTGCAAGCAAAGCAAGAACAAACTGATGAGCATTACGTCGGATTTTAgcctaattttaataaactggAGGAGATTTATTTCACTATTTATTAATGTCAAGCTTTGTCCAGTTTTTCCCTCTactttgttatatttttatgagcaAATTTTGTctcattaatgaaatttttataccAAAAGGACATtgtacaataattaaaaaaacccttATTTGTCTAAAccagaaaaatgacaaagtgGCGTTtcgcatttatttttaaatctgattcaaattttaacattagCTCGTTAATATTTGACTAGGCAATGTTGCCGAACATTGCCTAGTCAAACAACGTTGCATAAATTTCGGGTTTATAAGGTTGTCAATCTTAACAAACTCGTCTAAAATTAGGTTAATTTCGGAAAACTAATTAGGGAAATTGCAAGCAAAACAAGGACAAACTGATGAGTGTGATGAAGCGCAATTACCTGTCTTTCTTGCGTTAGCCTGTGCGCCAAATGTTGGCTGAGAGTAACGCTCCCTTGTGCGGGAAATACGAAGGGGGACGGTTCCTTACGCATGGGTGAGGAGGGCACACTATTGGTTGGCGTGCCGCTCACAATGTATCCTCCGGAGTTTGACCGGAACGATGTCAGTGCACGCGCCACGTTCGACTTTGTTGGCATCGGGGCGGGAGTGAAATCCTGAAAGCGCACGCGTATGGCGGTGATGATGAGGAAGGAGAGGTGAGGGTGgagacacacacacacaaaaaaCAATTCCAGTAATTATATGGGGACTTACACGAACTGGAGTGGTTTCAGGGGTGGCTTCGATGGCTGCCTCGGGTGGGGAGCCCTCTTGAGGTAGGGGGTAGCTAGTGCGGTTAATATAGCCTTGTATGTGGCGATGGGTGACTCCGGTGGCCTCATTTATGGGAGCCTTTAATTGGTACACTTGACTGGGCGAGAAACCCTCTTCACTGCCCATTTGCAACGATGCCAGACTTCGCAAGTTTTGTTGGTGATATGACAATTCTAtaataaagagaaatttaacactttaagggccaaattattgaaGTGCTGGTACCGAGGCATAACTTTAAGCTTTCCCAAGTTGAAataacatatacagggtgttccatctAAATGCGATTGATCCATATCTCTTTTAGCATAAAGTGCATCATGTAAAATGTGGTCAACTTTTCCGCTTACCATTGACGGCTCCAGTGCCCACAGTGGAGTTCATAGTTCCCGACCTCGAGCGGAACTCTGTCGTATTTTGACAGGTGTCATGGGGACACCTGTCAGTCATATCCAAGCTGAAGCGCTCGCACTCTACAATGACGTCGTGAACTCCCATTTTTTTCCACCTAAACACACATACACAGTAAATCAtcattttctatataaaacTTTCTACAATAAAACAGACCTTTCGGTAGTAGTCTCACTTTCCTTTGAGGTGGTCACTAGTGATGGGTGCATTTTGACTGTATCCATCATGGGCTAAAATCAAGAAACCACTTTAAAATCTCTCTACTGTCATCACTAGAATTACCTTTATTGTGTGACAAAAAACTGGGTCGTTTCTGTCCCTGAATTGGCTGCGTaaatatgaaagaaaattacagGGGTACATGCCATAAAGCCTCAAAAATAAGGCATATAATGCCACTTGGAGATGGATCATTTGGTCCTCACCAAGTTTGCCAGGTACTTGAGAATTCCAGGCGGCCAAACGTCTATACGTgttcaaatttatatcattATGATCCTTGATAATAAGCAAACTCATAccgaaatatctcaaaaacatcATCCAAATAGTGCTCTCCTATGTAGGAGGGATACATGGGCAGCAAAATTATTAGGAGTAGTAGGGCACTTATTAAGGGTATTAGTTCGGCTTCATTCTATAACAAAGAACCTCAAAATTCTGTGTGAAACTAGAATTTCTCttacaattaaaaactttaaaatttgtttgaacaGCGCATGTTCAGGCAGTGAGTACAACCAAGTGGGCTGACTTCTTGCAATATATCCCAAGAGTGTCAAAGCCTGCACCCGCACCTTCACCTCCGTTTTTGGGTTCTTTATAGACTCACATAGcctagaaaaaaatcattttagcaCAGAGAAATATGAGAATAACAGGGGCAAACCtgtcaaataaaaataggtGATGGGGATCCCTTAGAGTGATGAGCATTTCCATGCATCGTAGAGAATTGTTGTTCAAATAGTAATCGTAGAGGCCATTTATGAGCCATGGCTCTTGCACTATTGGAGATACATGAAATCCTTGATTGATGATGAAATCATTGATTTCTTTAGAGAGTGATACTTACCTTTCGAAAACAGTTCTCTGATGCTGTGTTTGAAATTCTCAACTGTGTCTTTGTTGCTTGATTCGAGCTTCTCGAATAGGTTGTCATGATGATGGGCCATTATTGAGCTGTAAACCGATGTTGGGACGAAACTCtgacattaataatttggaagGCTCATGTTTTCATGATGCAATAGCCCTGTAAATAACAGATTTGAATTGGAGATGAGCCATTGCTTACAATGTCTTTCCACCttgtttttctgtttatttataaaccgGGTTCATTGCGAGTGATTTCTAGCGGGAATTGTCGCAGGAAAGGAAAAATGTCGCTTTTAGACAGACAAAAGGGAAGTTATGTGTGAAGTTTTTACAGCAAATTGAAAGGTATTATTAGATATTGCATTATCTGAGAGGGAAATCGAACTTTGGGGATGAGTTTACTAGGGAACTGAGGTTGTTTTCATTAAGAAAATGGGGAAAGTTACCTTTGAAGCGGAGGCAGCAGCCTTGCCTGTCTCTGATGCCCCGGAGAAAACGCTAGAGCTGtcaaaaaattctgaaaaacaGCTGATTGGTCGTTTAGAACATCTGCTTTACTGCTCCTGTGAATGGGACATTAGGCCCTCTCTGTTCATCATATGGTGGTTTATCATGCCGTTTAAGGAGCGAGAGGGAAAGTCGATCAATATTATTTGCTGTTATCAAGAATACACTTAGAACTTGTAACAGTTACCGAGAGATGGCGCACGATTTTTATTAacacttaatttaaatagaataagataaataaacatttttttagttttatattatttttttgtttgcataGCATCTAAAGAGTATATGGAATTAGATGAGGAATTTGTAGAATTCGCTTAGGTGATTCGCGAAGTTGTCACTTCAACTACCAGTCTACTTTCCGATAGATGGCGCGTAGTGGttgaacaagaaaaaattcgCTGGTCTGcgggttttaatttttaaataaaattctggcTTGATTTTCAATGTCTATCGCCTACAATTGGTAACGTGTTGATTAATCGCGTAGAAATTAGTGTTAATGACTCTGAAATTtctagaaatgaaaaaaatgaaactgtGCTTTCTTGACATGAATGTTGCAGCTCAAAAACCTGCAAAACGATGCAggaaaatggtaaaattgtGCGCAAGATGAAGGGAGATTTAGTATATACTCTTTTTAATGCAGGTAAGTCCGTTTTATACCTTTcccataatttttattagtgttcATTACAATCTCAACAAAAGTTTGTATTTGGTCGCCATGTTGCTTGTTAACATGTAAAAAAGGGATAATAGCGTTGTCGCAGTGCCTTCtaattctaagaaaaaggGCCTTTActcatttattattcaaatgaatatttagagttttcatgtaaaatttcGCCTTTGAAGGCTCCTAACGTGTCTTACAATTACTTAATCGTAACAATTTGATCAAATGCATTTGCCATGTCTCCTGTGTTCGAAGAGATAATTTGACAACAGTGTTAAAGCGCGCCAAGTTTGATACATTCGTGCAACGTTGATTGCCTACCCTCATTTCCTCCTTCTGCAGCCCCTGCAAAGCTTAGGCTTTAAAGGTGGCGATAGTGGGGAGAGGTAACGAGGGCAATTGCCGCACGAAGtaatttgttataattatGGTTTTTATTGGCCAGGTACATTTATGGAAGCATTTTTGCGTGATGTAAAGTTGACTGCATATGCAGGTTTTCCTCGTGCTTCAGccctaaatttaaatcatttagCTTGGGGCTGGAGAGGGTATTTGTGACTGTAACGAAGGATCATgagaaaagtttatttatattttttcgtaTCGCTTGGCGAGACTTACGAAAGTGTTTCTGAGTTGATTGCATATGCAGTTTTTCCGTTATTTTAGCCCTTTAGAGCATGACTCAAGGACTTATTTGTGGGTGACTGAGGACAGGGATAATGAGGATAATTCATTCTTCCTTGTTTCTTCCTTCCTTGCATTCTCCCTTGTTGTATGGTGACACGTATCGCAGGGTTCCTGGTCGAATTTTCCTGGAAATTGAACGTCGTGATTaatttattgacaattttcaAGAGCTTCAAAATCATAGGGCAAATGCTCGCCATAAATGCCCCGGTAAGCCTCGAAACACACAGTTCTCTAGATTCTCAGAGATATATATTCCCTTATTGTATCCTTCACCccacaaagaaaataaatcccCTGGATCGGGGGCGCGCAATTTACGTCATCGATTTGAGCCAATTCCGAGAAATCCGGGGAATGTAGAATCTGTAAAGGTCAAGGGACAAATTCCAGGGAAGCTGCTTATTTGTTACACGCAACGAAACCTTTCTCGGAAAATGTGGTCTTGTGGCCGACTTAGGGCTTTAACcgtataagaaaaatttttgttttgcggAAGTCAGGTAAAAAATGGAACATTATTGAATATACAAAAGTGCGCACACCTGCTAGAAGAAGTGACTCATCGGCCCTTTTCCTTTCAATTCGACCTGCCACCCACCTCACGTTACGGCAGTTTGTgccggtttttttttttgagccGCCGCGACAGGTTATTTATTGTATAGGGTGGCACAATGAACACGCACCACCTCAAGTCGCCCCGAAGCTTTATGCCCTCAAGCCATTTCAATTCGTGACGGCTACGCTTTTTTCAAAGGTATGAGCCAAAACCAAGAGTAAGTACCTGATTACCTAAATAGCCCCATTGACCACCCTGTAAAATGTACCGTCAGTCCCAAATATTCGGACATTTACCATAATATACCTGcctaaatctatttttaagcttttctAGCCAGGTAGAAACGAGTACCTGTTTCGAAGGATATGAGACGATCCCAAACATGCACGTGGAGAAGCTGAAGGTACTCTTAGGACGATGGATGTTATACACCAACAAATACCAATGATCAGCTGTAGCCATTAAGCCCTTAAATTCCTCAGTGGCTTTCGAACACTGTCACTCTTAATGGCTTGTCATTCGACGACGTTTTCGGAGGTTTAAGTAAATTAAAGGGGCTCATGATGGAGCGCTAATTAGTGCAGACAATCCAGCGCCAAGCCCAAACAAAAGACCCCATCTTCAGGTTTTGGTACGGCGCGTGTATAGCGCGGTCTCTTTCCATGGTGCAGTGGCCCCATGTTTCGCAGTGTACCGTGACCAAATTGACCCAACGACAAAGACGGAAAGTACAGTTTCGTGGGTGTCGGAGAAGGATAGAGGAAAATCCATGGAGTAAAACGATCGCACTTCTTCTGCTGCGACTCGATGGCCAGCAGACAAGAGAAGGGACGCCACTCTCGCCAGTTATCGAACGGACAGCGGATTCGACGAAATTAATGCGCCATTTTGAGCTGCGCGAACGTCAATTTTTACCCCCATTTGCGCCCCCGTTCACCGTACTCAAAGCCCTTGTTTTTCCCTACAGAAACCTGGAAAAACCGCATTGAAACGATTGCGGTTTGTGCCAAAAAAAGCTCTTTAATCCGTGACGTGAAAGTGTATGATGTTGTGTATCATTCCTGCTGGTGGAGTAACAATCATTACTGGCTAATTCCAAAACAAGGAAAAGCATCCAAAGGTATTTTATAGCATGAATATACCAAATCGAGGCGTGTGCAATGGGCAATTTTCACTCAAATGCGCGCAATACCATGATTTATGATATATGTATACGCATAACCGACCCAGATCAATCATAATTAGTCCTCAGGCGAGCGGTTTTAGATCTCGAATGGTTTAAGACCGCTTATGTAATAATCGCAATTCTTATTTAATTCTCAGGTGCGATTCTGATACCAATTAGGTCAGGAAATTACCACCCTCAAGTTCTTGTAATCTCATACAAAATATCCTGATGCGACAACATTGCTAACGACATGTTAGTCTGACAGTAACGTCACCCCTCTATGTTCATGCAAGCTGGAAAGGCACATACGAAAAGGGCTACCGTGTCTTAACTCGACGTGTTTCATATCTTCCACAGCCTAGcaaatttgacatatttctattttaagttatttttaaatctgagGGTTTTAGCTCATTTTTTCGTCGGCTATACACACTGCAGACACCActggaaattaaatattttctaatacaTTCACCAAATTCTCATCTTCCCACAGCATGCTGTAGGTAAACTGTAATTTTGTCAAACTTCGGAATTGCAATGTCATGTTGACATTTattggtaatttaaaattttagacttttatcaaaaagtGTTGTCATTTTGTCACAAATTGTTCAtctttgccctaatttaaccacaaatttcttaaaacacCAGAGGTTACAATCCCTCCTGTATAAACTCTCaagcaataatttttcttctcaaaAAGTACCATCCGCAATTTCATTggagagtttttattttttaatattctactGAAATCTTCTATTACTCCTACTTCATTTAATATCGCCCAGTGTTACAATTAACTTGCTCAATATCCCTCGTAGTTAAGACTGTATGACGTGTTGCCGTCTGTAGGAGCAAGTCGCCCTGCAAGGTGCTTGACAAAGACAGATTTACACTAAATTAAACGCATAGAAGTGAGATGGAACCCGAAGGCTTCAAGTGCATTAACAAGCTACGGGGGCTgctcacaaatttaaaatcagtttgTGTTACCATTGAATGTATCTGGAGGACTAAttcttttatacagggttgcAAAGAAATACCCGTATTAAGCTTACTTGAGGCATTTTTGTTTGGCGGTTTTTATGGGGTTGAAAAACGACAATTTTCGTGTGTCTCGAACTCGTACTACAAAGTATTATGCATACAGAGCATTTTCTTCTGTAGGCCCAGTATGCACACACCTGAGAGTACCCTGGAGCGGGGAGTGGTACCACCCAACGCAGTACCGGTCACTTTGGACATGGATCTGGACGAAGTGATCGTAGGCAAAGACGAGTGCGACGACGTCACGGCTCAAAGGTAAGGGTCATTATGCATTATTTACTTTCCGCTCGAGGGTGCTCGATACATGAAGAACTTGGTACTTCCTGTCCGCAACCAATTAAGGAATTTCGTGGGAAAATAGTAGTACCTACACACTTATGCGTATGTTCCATCACATAAACGTTTCTACCTTGTGATTGAGATAACGGTATAGTGGGCGACCAATGAGAGCGCGCTATATTGATCTGTGGTCGCGAAAATCGAACCGCGGTAGGCAGTTTATGCTCTCGGTTCGGTGGTACTTATTGCGGGTACCGTTGCGTCACTATATGCCAAATTATGTGCTTGTTGTTATATGATCGGTGGTGGTTTTAATTCAGCTCTAAATTCAGAATATTGTGTGAATGATGGTCAAGGCTGGGGTGAACATGGGAGCGCACCAGAGTGACGTCAAGTCCCCCAATAATAAGCAGGCCGTTTGCAGGGTTTTTACCATCGAAAACGCCAGGTTGGTGTGTACAAAAAGCTCTTTTTTTTGGGTAATTTATATGCACCCCCAGGGGTGGAGGAAGGCAAAGGCGAAGTCCGGAGAAATCGCCCGTTATTGTGACGTCAAAGACGTAGTGTAATATAGGTGCGAAATCAACGACCTTGGCGTTTCAACTCAATTTTCTTATCGTTTGTGTTTACCTATAATATCAAATAATGGCAGCTGGAGTATTAATTGATGGattcttttgttctttttacaaacaaattgGTTTTTAGACTGGAAGATGAATTAAGCAGTCTGCACATACTGGCCGATGCCAACGTTGTCAATATGCCCCCCGTAGTGCAGGACAGTTCCCCCGATACCCCCCAACCGCACGTCTATGACCTGAAGCAGGGCTGGATGACTGGAATATTCGGATGTCTAAGGCCTATGTTAAACATAATCGGAAAAGGGGTGCAGGACAGTAAAAATACTCAAGGTAGGTTCTAGAAAAGTTTcggaattttcttcttttttgcTATGCGTTGCAACAGTGGATTTGTTTTTCTGTCAAAATTATACGTCTTTTGAATCAGCTGAGGTGATGATGAAATATATTTCGATGTAAATAAACCATTTCTTGACAATTGGTGGTTGCACAAAAATGTTAACTTTGctcattttttacttatttgaTTTAGTTGATTTTGTATTGAATTCAATCTCTGAGTCAAACAAATGTCGAGGCAATTTCTGAATGTATTATTTCCATGTAATGGgatataatataaacaataattattaatcatatCATCAAGGTGGATTTGGAGAAACGTTGGGATTTTTGTTACGTGGGACAGCactatatttgatttttattatcaattaatcAGTAATCTAATCCtcatctttaattttttctctttagcGAGACGACAGGCTTAGCTGTCACGTAACACTCGTTGTTTCTCCAATTTTCATtcctgataaatttttttatttctcacaaTGAAACATAAGTCAAGCATCTGATTGACGTCGACGGCTGCTAAGGTGGCAGTGTGAGACAATCTAATTTATTGGCTGTTGATGGACAGTTGTCAGTTTGTGCCatgatttctttaattttttgcaaataaattatggataattatgcaattttgggatgttgtattgtattttagtaaaatgttaaagttaaaaacttaTGATCTAACTATGCCTTAAATTTTATCCTCATCATtcccattttttattaatttgctaTGGGCactatcttcaaatttaaacctaaaaatagCTGCTAATTACAATCGTCATTGCCTAGACCACATATAATATGATATCGCTATACTTCATTACACCACCTTGGAGAAAATGACAAATGGCATTTATACTTTGTTGTTATTTTGTCAAGAATTACCCCTGTTcctctaaaaaaaatctaaaaaccctGAAAATATCAATTCATTTGAGGATTAGGTAAATTCCAGGGCATATGGAACTGTTAcgtcaaaatttttaatactaaacCCCTCATAAACACGCCCAATTTGAGGTCTGTGCCAACACCATGCCTCAATGTTTTCCGTTGAAAACCTTCCTTTTGCGCCTTAAAAAACCCACATTGAATCAATCCAAAACCTTCCTTCCAGATGACTGGGAAATTCCTTTTGAGAAGATCAGTGATCTGCAATTTATTAGCTCGGGGGCCCAAGGAACAGTCTTTTCTGGCTACCTCTACAACACCCTTGTAGCGATCAAGAAGGTGGCCGAGCTCAAAGACACTGACATTGTGAACTTGCGGAAGTTGAACCATCCTAACATTGTGAAGTTCAAGGGGGTATGCACACAGGAGCCCTGTTACTGCATTGTAATGGAGTTTTGTCCATATGGCTCCATGTTTAATTTGCTCAAGAACCAGAAGAATGTGGTGACAATCAATCGAGTGGTCAGTTGGTCCAAGCAAATTGCCAGTGGCATGCATTATTTGCATATGCACAAAATCATCCATAGGGATTTGAAAAGCCCCAAGTGAGTATTTTTGATTAAGTGCAGTTTATTGTTTGAGATAAGATAAGAGTTTAATGTCTAATCAGAGTAATGGTATTGTtggcataataaaatttttgttttgtttattgaaGTGTAGGTGATTCCAAGTAAGTTTGTCTGGTCTTCAATtgcgaaattatttaaattgggatttttttaagtggtTTATTTGAGATGTTTCTGTTTCTGAATTTAATGATgctatttgaattaaaattctaatgtATCTATAAAACTTTTCTCTGGGTGTTTTCCACCTTGTGCTTTTACTTTGGAAAGTTTCTCTGTGCTTTACTCTACCTAATCCTAAGTTTCTGAATATAATTTAATGGCAACACACTTGTTAAATTCTGCTGAACACACCCCTTTTTCTAATGAATTTTCTTGACAGCTAATGGATGCAACTGTGTGTAAACtgtggtaaatttttttcttggctttttaccaaatttaatCTGTTTGAGATGGGTGTTGAAGTAAAGTTGTCGGCATGTTTCAATGTAAGTACACTCATGGGCTTTTTTCctattaaattcaatttatgcTTCAGAGATATTGTGTGTAAACGCTCACTTAACTCagctaaaaacaaatttccttCAATGGACATCTTCCTGACAATCAACCCctgcaaatttgaaaacggaAGAACACAGTTATGTTGCTATTTTTAACGTATTTTCTCTTATTTCGCAGTGTCCTCATCGGCGATGAGGAAATCATAAAAATCAGCGACTTTGGCACGTCTCGCACCTGGAACGGCGTCAGCGAAAAAATGACGTTTGCGGGAACAGTGGCGTGGATGGCCCCTGAAGCCCTCCAAGAATTAGCCTGCAGCGAAAAAGTGGACATTTGGTCATTCGGCGTAGTGCTATGGGAATTATTAACGTGCGAAGTGCCTTACGACGGCATGGAGCAAAATGCCATCATGTATTCTGTGGGATCTGGTAAACTGAAGCCCCCAATTCCCTCCTCCTGCCCTGACggctttaaattgattttacaaATGTGCTGGAAGCAGAACCCGAAAGAGCGTCCAAGTTTCAAGCTGATTAGCAATCATTTAGAGATCGCTTCAGTGGAGATTTTAgcgaaattcaaagatgaacaatttttcaaaactcaaGACGCGTGGAAAGCCGAGATTAAGAGTCAGATTACGCAGTTTGTGGAGCAGCTGCAGAAGCATAAGATCGAGTACCATCTGAAGGAGGAGCAGCTGATTAAAAAGAGAGAGATGGAGATAAAACATATACTCGATATAAAGGAGTTGTATGATCGAAAGTTGGAGCAAGTGCATCAGCTGTGTGCAGAATTGACAGGGATGATGCAAAGGGAAAGGGCTAAGAGTGCGGGAGTGCTGCAATTAGAAAGGAAGAGCGACAGGAGAAGGAGGTTTTTGAATTGGAAGAAAGTAGATAGGAGGAATCGCTGCAATAATGCCGGTAATCAGAGCACTACACCCACGAGTCCAGAGTGCAGTTTGACCAGTCCAGAAGCTGTGGAAAACGCTGAAAGTGATCCCAAGGCATCACTATTCATCACTTTAAACCCCGCCACCGAAATCATCACCACTCAAACATCTACAGGATCCTACAG
Encoded here:
- the wnd gene encoding mitogen-activated protein kinase kinase kinase 13 isoform X1 encodes the protein MHTPESTLERGVVPPNAVPVTLDMDLDEVIVGKDECDDVTAQRLEDELSSLHILADANVVNMPPVVQDSSPDTPQPHVYDLKQGWMTGIFGCLRPMLNIIGKGVQDSKNTQDDWEIPFEKISDLQFISSGAQGTVFSGYLYNTLVAIKKVAELKDTDIVNLRKLNHPNIVKFKGVCTQEPCYCIVMEFCPYGSMFNLLKNQKNVVTINRVVSWSKQIASGMHYLHMHKIIHRDLKSPNVLIGDEEIIKISDFGTSRTWNGVSEKMTFAGTVAWMAPEALQELACSEKVDIWSFGVVLWELLTCEVPYDGMEQNAIMYSVGSGKLKPPIPSSCPDGFKLILQMCWKQNPKERPSFKLISNHLEIASVEILAKFKDEQFFKTQDAWKAEIKSQITQFVEQLQKHKIEYHLKEEQLIKKREMEIKHILDIKELYDRKLEQVHQLCAELTGMMQRERAKSAGVLQLERKSDRRRRFLNWKKVDRRNRCNNAGNQSTTPTSPECSLTSPEAVENAESDPKASLFITLNPATEIITTQTSTGSYRKRHHRTGSASPRSSGFGSRASSCRASLVVNAETQTDSVDFSEEADLNSPGTEGFGYSFPLAAQRVILQQFGSGTEDGAAQNGNTVQLHYMMQHSSTHVPFFAFGRDPKEDTVNRNIDTPEVSGEENLEAITRKVSAITVFDNGNVGDNLVLSRQRARDRDSTEDAANEDSFTDEEGEIYDPSLRRRSKLSAKDMASVKQSLARRPICPGRRLKRYNVYHQRFDQRELASDEGNTSEYSVSPSSKSSTLDSNHGGLRSSPIVPRVHAKRASSYTSDSDSEENTMTTVVTQVPSFGG
- the wnd gene encoding mitogen-activated protein kinase kinase kinase 13 isoform X2, which codes for MMVKAGVNMGAHQSDVKSPNNKQAVCRVFTIENARLEDELSSLHILADANVVNMPPVVQDSSPDTPQPHVYDLKQGWMTGIFGCLRPMLNIIGKGVQDSKNTQDDWEIPFEKISDLQFISSGAQGTVFSGYLYNTLVAIKKVAELKDTDIVNLRKLNHPNIVKFKGVCTQEPCYCIVMEFCPYGSMFNLLKNQKNVVTINRVVSWSKQIASGMHYLHMHKIIHRDLKSPNVLIGDEEIIKISDFGTSRTWNGVSEKMTFAGTVAWMAPEALQELACSEKVDIWSFGVVLWELLTCEVPYDGMEQNAIMYSVGSGKLKPPIPSSCPDGFKLILQMCWKQNPKERPSFKLISNHLEIASVEILAKFKDEQFFKTQDAWKAEIKSQITQFVEQLQKHKIEYHLKEEQLIKKREMEIKHILDIKELYDRKLEQVHQLCAELTGMMQRERAKSAGVLQLERKSDRRRRFLNWKKVDRRNRCNNAGNQSTTPTSPECSLTSPEAVENAESDPKASLFITLNPATEIITTQTSTGSYRKRHHRTGSASPRSSGFGSRASSCRASLVVNAETQTDSVDFSEEADLNSPGTEGFGYSFPLAAQRVILQQFGSGTEDGAAQNGNTVQLHYMMQHSSTHVPFFAFGRDPKEDTVNRNIDTPEVSGEENLEAITRKVSAITVFDNGNVGDNLVLSRQRARDRDSTEDAANEDSFTDEEGEIYDPSLRRRSKLSAKDMASVKQSLARRPICPGRRLKRYNVYHQRFDQRELASDEGNTSEYSVSPSSKSSTLDSNHGGLRSSPIVPRVHAKRASSYTSDSDSEENTMTTVVTQVPSFGG
- the wnd gene encoding mitogen-activated protein kinase kinase kinase 13 isoform X3, producing the protein MPPVVQDSSPDTPQPHVYDLKQGWMTGIFGCLRPMLNIIGKGVQDSKNTQDDWEIPFEKISDLQFISSGAQGTVFSGYLYNTLVAIKKVAELKDTDIVNLRKLNHPNIVKFKGVCTQEPCYCIVMEFCPYGSMFNLLKNQKNVVTINRVVSWSKQIASGMHYLHMHKIIHRDLKSPNVLIGDEEIIKISDFGTSRTWNGVSEKMTFAGTVAWMAPEALQELACSEKVDIWSFGVVLWELLTCEVPYDGMEQNAIMYSVGSGKLKPPIPSSCPDGFKLILQMCWKQNPKERPSFKLISNHLEIASVEILAKFKDEQFFKTQDAWKAEIKSQITQFVEQLQKHKIEYHLKEEQLIKKREMEIKHILDIKELYDRKLEQVHQLCAELTGMMQRERAKSAGVLQLERKSDRRRRFLNWKKVDRRNRCNNAGNQSTTPTSPECSLTSPEAVENAESDPKASLFITLNPATEIITTQTSTGSYRKRHHRTGSASPRSSGFGSRASSCRASLVVNAETQTDSVDFSEEADLNSPGTEGFGYSFPLAAQRVILQQFGSGTEDGAAQNGNTVQLHYMMQHSSTHVPFFAFGRDPKEDTVNRNIDTPEVSGEENLEAITRKVSAITVFDNGNVGDNLVLSRQRARDRDSTEDAANEDSFTDEEGEIYDPSLRRRSKLSAKDMASVKQSLARRPICPGRRLKRYNVYHQRFDQRELASDEGNTSEYSVSPSSKSSTLDSNHGGLRSSPIVPRVHAKRASSYTSDSDSEENTMTTVVTQVPSFGG